In Hydractinia symbiolongicarpus strain clone_291-10 chromosome 15, HSymV2.1, whole genome shotgun sequence, one DNA window encodes the following:
- the LOC130628870 gene encoding uncharacterized protein LOC130628870 has product MSTATTRKSARRKGLRSIASTLRERIDVIVKDFSEEKRAEIISLQTTLIDTVKQLKELDEELYGVLSAEEIETDVMEATEFYLLVNMSLATITTATGPHVSATESTRSVEKKSMRLPKIELSKFNGNSLNWPSFWDQFNSAINDNDSLNAIDKFNYLKRYVEGTALSTISGLELTNSNYENAIELLRNRFGNEQVLINAHMEALLKIESVRSMDNTQQLRKLYNDVENCIRNLKNLKYNSEMLSLLIPVLNERIPNELRMIISRNFGEEKWSVEKMLFFINNELQARERCTVTAKGKGQTPSENYKRGGISTADCLLTLDRKKCVFCHDSHSPSRCSKVTNVQTRSQIMKKEGRCFFCLQHGHISKNCCSNYICNRCGRRHHISLCMKEKRAERKDKDNNGSEENPSNETNANHISQENKGILLQTAKAFVSKERESRNIQTRFMFDSGSQRTYVTNELKEKLNLETIRKEKLIINTFGHSNSQSRELPVVKLYVKTADRSSTVPIEAIAVPNICAPLSNQNAKYYADNYEHLKRLKLADFSNGETRLNVHVLIGLDHYYSFVTGEVVRDPRGGPIAINSKLGWILSGGEQSKANESSCMEVHACRVDTENTILRDELNKFWQIESIGDGENENVLSSFKQTLEFNGERYVTELPFRPDHDKLSDNFAVSKQRLDSLVNKRLRNEPDLAVQYNDVFADYESKQIIEKVPESEIACENAHYLPHHPVVRQDKSTTKVRPVFDGSCAIHKPSLNDILYSGPNLLAKVFDILLRFRTNYVALVADIQQAFLNIEIAEKDRNNLLFLWKENPTENDSKLIIYRFLRVVFGLTCSPFLLNGTIQHHLETYEIICPEITDVLKDDLYVDDLTTGTDTVTEGKKLYEISKQIMKEGGFNLRKWATNNNELQTFIDKIENVNSEPNSDKTVNPKVLGIEWDIDRDILVYRFDELLKRAKELFPTKRNILRISASFYDPLGLIAPITTKVKVLFQKCCQHKSDWDDPLQGELLKQWRDILNDFANLQTFEIPRYLFCEPRHEIQSIELHGFCDSSTIAYAAVIYAKIRTNLGVSVSLVTAKTKVAPLKPHSVPRLELLGCALLAKLMSHVLNAINGRLKVDRFFGWSDSEVALCWLKGKLKQWKPWVENRVVYVRSVIPSESWFHVSTIHNPSDIPTRPDKIGDFNSNLWLNGPEFLSDFSFVPPEFHVNKHSFDVLSEEKKSHVTTNISHSTHHCHSQLHDIIDETKFSSLKKLITTIGYVYRFANKLLNRIRKRDLSVCNDRELSTQKYKSAFDILITNNQRKLRNNQNYFNKLSSALKLFEDEKGDLRVKGRFGENKKLSYDERYPLILSSDSHFTKLLVEDAHEKTFHQGVEAILNMLRMKFWIPKGRRTIKSILRQCIVCRRYQGKPIKSPPTPDLPEYRYCASRAFEHVGFDHAGPLYIRTENRNTKKVYVLILTCATTRAVHFELSPDLKAPAFIRAFKRFQSRRGTPATVVHDNFKTFKSNHVKRFMRHESIETNPILPKSPWWGGFYERIVRSMKTALRKTIGKALLTFEELETVLCQVEASINSRPLTYPSEDDLGQTITPLHLIYGSNIVGAECVPMNDTDQCSKRLLYVQRVLDDQWRRFYQTYLNELRQHHFYRKDGRETPDLKLNDVVVVKDDNQLPRSRWPLGKVTELIYGKDGFIRGAKIRVNTKKGLVSTITRPIQKLIPLEIANETENKVEKVEKSELEKPAEDTLNEDEQQRRPTRKAAVEGQLMRKLREEYL; this is encoded by the coding sequence ATGTCTACTGCGACTACGAGGAAGAGTGCAAGGCGAAAGGGGTTGCGGTCTATTGCGAGCACTTTGCGCGAGCGAATTGATGTCATAGTTAAGGACTTTTCGGAGGAGAAACGAgcagaaattatttctttacagaCCACTTTAATTGACACTGTTAAACAGTTAAAGGAGTTAGATGAAGAGCTATACGGTGTTTTATCGGCTGAAGAGATCGAAACCGACGTTATGGAGGCTACAGAATTTTATCTATTAGTGAACATGAGTCTCGCGACTATTACTACCGCTACCGGACCACATGTTTCAGCCACAGAATCGACACGGTCTGTTGAAAAGAAATCGATGAGACTACCCAAAATAGAACTGAGCAAATTTAATGGGAACTCTTTGAATTGGCCCTCGTTTTGGGACCAGTTTAATTCAGCCATTAATGACAATGACAGTTTGAATGCAATtgataaatttaattatttgaagaGATACGTCGAAGGAACCGCTTTATCAACTATTTCTGGGTTAGAATTGACGAACAGTAACTACGAAAATGCTATAGAGTTGCTTAGAAACCGTTTTGGCAACGAACAGGTGCTCATTAACGCGCACATGGAAGCCCTGTTGAAGATTGAGTCAGTACGCTCAATGGATAACACCCAACAATTGAGAAAACTTTATAATGATGTTGAGAACTGTAttcgaaatttgaaaaatttgaagtATAATAGCGAAATGCTGAGTTTATTGATTCCGGTTCTGAACGAAAGAATTCCCAACGAATTACGAATGATTATTTCTAGAAACTTTGGAGAGGAGAAGTGGTCCGTTGAAAAGATgctgttttttatcaataacGAACTGCAAGCTCGAGAGAGGTGCACTGTAACCGCGAAAGGCAAGGGACAAACTCCCAGTGAAAATTACAAGAGAGGAGGAATTTCTACCGCAGACTGCTTATTGACTTTGGacagaaaaaaatgtgttttctgtCACGATTCTCACTCTCCGTCGAGGTGTTCAAAAGTTACCAACGTACAAACACGTTCGCAAATTATGAAAAAGGAAGGGCGTTGCTTTTTTTGCTTGCAGCATGGACACATTTCAAAGAACTGTTGTTCAAATTACATATGCAATAGATGTGGAAGACGTCACCACATCTCTTTGTGTATGAAAGAAAAACGTGCCGAAAGAAAAGATAAAGACAACAATGGCTCGGAGGAAAACCCTTCTAACGAAACCAACGCGAATCACATCAGCCAAGAAAACAAAGGAATTCTTTTGCAGACGGCTAAAGCTTTTGTTTCGAAAGAAAGGGAGAGCAGGAACATACAAACGAGATTCATGTTTGATTCAGGTAGCCAGAGAACATATGTCACAAATGAACTGaaagaaaaactgaatttaGAAACAATTCGAAAGGagaaattaattattaacaCTTTTGGCCATAGCAACAGCCAATCGAGAGAGCTACCCGTTGTTAAGTTGTATGTAAAAACCGCTGACCGCTCATCTACCGTACCCATCGAAGCCATTGCCGTACCAAACATTTGCGCTCCTCTCTCAAATCAGAATGCGAAATATTACGCTGATAATTACGAACACTTGAAGCGGTTGAAATTAGCAGATTTTTCAAATGGTGAAACGAGACTGAATGTTCACGTTCTGATTGGTTTAGACCATTATTATTCATTCGTTACCGGCGAAGTTGTTCGAGATCCGAGAGGCGGTCCTATCGCTATCAATTCCAAACTTGGCTGGATTTTGTCCGGAGGTGAACAGTCGAAAGCGAACGAATCAAGCTGCATGGAAGTCCACGCCTGCCGTGTTGATACCGAAAACACAATTCTTCGTGACGAGTTGAACAAGTTTTGGCAAATTGAGTCGATCGGTGACGGAGAAAACGAAAACGTATTATCTTCTTTTAAACAAACTCTTGAATTCAACGGTGAACGCTACGTGACCGAATTACCATTTCGTCCTGATCATGATAAACTTTCCGATAATTTTGCAGTTTCGAAACAACGCTTAGATTCTCTTGTTAACAAACGATTACGAAATGAACCTGATTTAGCTGTGCAATACAACGACGTTTTTGCAGACTACGAATCGAAACAGATTATAGAAAAAGTTCCAGAAAGTGAGATAGCTTGCGAAAATGCTCACTACCTTCCGCATCATCCGGTTGTACGCCAAGATAAAAGTACAACGAAAGTTCGTCCTGTTTTTGATGGATCTTGTGCCATTCACAAACCATCCCTCAATGACATTTTGTACTCTGGTCCTAATTTACTTGCTAAGGTGTTTGACATTCTGCTGAGATTCCGTACGAACTACGTCGCTTTAGTTGCTGATATTCAACAAGCCTTCTTAAATATTGAAATCGCTGAGAAAGACCGTAATAATCTTCTTTTTTTGTGGAAAGAAAACCCTACCGAGAACGATTCAAAGCTCATTATCTATCGATTTCTGCGTGTCGTGTTTGGGTTAACGTGCAGTCCGTTTTTACTCAATGGGACAATCCAACACCACTTGGAGACTTACGAAATTATCTGCCCCGAAATTACTGATGTTTTGAAGGATGACTTGTACGTCGATGACCTAACAACCGGTACCGATACCGTAACTGAAGGCAAGAAACTTTACGAAATTAGTAAACAAATCATGAAAGAAGGAGGGTTCAATTTGCGAAAATGGGCTACTAATAACAATGAATTACAAACTTTTATCGATAAAATTGAGAACGTGAATTCTGAACCGAATAGCGACAAAACTGTTAACCCCAAAGTATTAGGGATCGAGTGGGACATCGACAGAGATATTCTAGTGTACCGATTTGACGAGTTATTGAAACGAGCGAAAGAACTGTTTCCgacaaaaagaaacattttacgTATATCTGCTTCATTTTATGACCCGTTGGGCCTGATCGCACCAATCACCACCAAAGTAAAGGTTCTTTTCCAGAAATGTTGTCAACACAAGTCCGACTGGGATGATCCACTGCAAGGGGAACTGCTTAAACAATGGAGAGATATATTGAACGATTTTGCGAATTTACAAACTTTTGAGATACCACGTTATTTATTCTGTGAACCGCGTCATGAAATTCAATCAATTGAACTGCATGGATTTTGTGATAGCTCGACGATTGCCTACGCTGCTGTGATTTATGCAAAAATACGAACTAACCTCGGCGTAAGTGTTTCGCTAGTGACTGCTAAAACGAAAGTTGCGCCCCTAAAGCCGCATTCTGTTCCACGTTTAGAATTGCTAGGATGTGCTCTCTTAGCAAAGTTGATGAGCCATGTGCTTAATGCGATCAATGGTAGATTGAAAGTTGATCGTTTTTTCGGTTGGTCAGATTCGGAAGTTGCCCTTTGTTGGCTAAAAGGCAAATTGAAGCAGTGGAAGCCATGGGTAGAAAACAGAGTTGTTTATGTTCGATCAGTCATTCCATCGGAATCATGGTTTCACGTTTCCACCATTCATAACCCCAGTGATATACCTACCAGACCAGACAAAATTGGTGACTTCAATTCAAATTTGTGGTTAAACGGTCCTGAATTTCTGTCTGATTTCAGCTTTGTTCCACCTGAGTTTCATGTCAACAAACATTCATTCGATGTTTTGTCAGAAGAGAAGAAAAGTCATGTCACTACTAACATtagtcattccactcatcaTTGTCATTCGCAGTTACATGATATTATAGACGAGACTAAGTTTAGCTCACTGAAAAAGCTTATAACTACCATTGGATATGTTTACAGATTTGCGAATAAATTGTTAAATCGAATTCGAAAAAGAGACTTATCAGTATGCAACGATCGTGAACTGTCGACTCAAAAATACAAAAGtgcatttgatattttgattaCAAACAATCAACGAAAACTTCGAAACAACCAAAACTACTTCAACAAACTTTCGTCCGCCCTGAAGTTGTTTGAAGATGAGAAAGGAGATTTACGTGTTAAAGGACGTTTTGGTGAGAATAAAAAGCTTTCATATGACGAAAGGTATCCGTTGATTCTTTCGAGTGATTCACATTTTACAAAACTTCTGGTTGAAGATGCCcacgaaaaaacatttcatcaaGGCGTAGAAGCGATACTCAACATGTTACGAATGAAGTTTTGGATTCCGAAAGGTAGACGCACAATCAAATCCATTTTACGACAGTGCATTGTTTGTCGACGATACCAAGGCAAACCTATTAAATCACCACCGACTCCAGATCTACCAGAATACAGGTATTGCGCATCGAGAGCTTTTGAACACGTTGGGTTCGATCATGCTGGTCCACTCTACATTCGTACCGAGAACCGAAACACGAAAAAGGTATACGTATTAATACTTACATGTGCTACTACTAGAGCTGTGCACTTTGAGCTTTCACCCGATTTAAAGGCGCCAGCGTTCATTAGAGCTTTCAAAAGATTTCAATCCAGAAGAGGAACGCCTGCTACGGTTGTGCATGATAactttaaaacgtttaaatctAACCATGTAAAAAGATTTATGAGACATGAGTCTATTGAAACTAACCCGATTCTCCCCAAGAGTCCTTGGTGGGGAGGATTTTATGAAAGGATCGTCAGATCAATGAAAACCGCCTTGCGTAAGACCATTGGGAAGGCACTATTGACTTTCGAAGAGCTCGAGACAGTTCTGTGCCAAGTTGAAGCATCGATTAACTCAAGACCACTTACATATCCGAGTGAGGACGATCTTGGACAGACTATCACACCTTTGCATTTGATTTACGGCTCGAACATTGTTGGTGCTGAATGTGTCCCAATGAATGATACCGACCAGTGCTCGAAACGATTACTTTATGTACAACGAGTGCTTGACGATCAGTGGCGACGATTTTATCAAACGTATTTGAACGAATTACGGCAACATCACTTCTACAGAAAGGATGGCAGAGAAACACCTGATTTAAAGTTGAACGACGTCGTGGTGGTGAAAGATGATAACCAACTGCCAAGAAGTAGATGGCCATTGGGTAAAGTTACGGAACTGATCTATGGAAAGGACGGATTTATTCGTGGTGCGAAGATTCGGGTTAACACCAAGAAAGGACTTGTTTCTACGATAACGCGTCCTATTCAAAAACTGATTCCACTTGAAATAGCAAATGAGACTGAAAACAAagttgaaaaagttgaaaaaagtgaaCTTGAAAAACCCGCTGAAGACACTCTCAATGAAGATGAGCAACAACGAAGGCCGACGAGAAAGGCTGCGGTTGAAGGACAGTTGATGCGTAAACTCCGCGAAGagtatttatag